CTTCTCCGGCGGCGAGAAGAAGCGCCACGAGATCGTGCAGCTGGAGCTGCTGAACCCGAAGTTCGCAGTGCTCGACGAGACCGACTCCGGCCTCGACATCGACGCGCTGCGCATCGTCGCCGACGGCGTCAACCGTTTCACCGGCCAGGGTGACCGCGGTCTGCTGCTGATCACGCACTACACGCGGATCCTGCGCTACATCAAGCCCGACTTCGTGCACGTGTTCGTCGCCGGCAAGGTCGCCGACGAAGGCGGCGCTGAGCTCGCGGAGCAGCTCGAGGCCGAGGGCTACGACAAGTACGTACGGGCGAGCGTCTGATGATTGTCGCCGAGCCCGGTACGCACGTCGGTTACGACGTCGACCTGGTGCGCCAGGACTTCCCGGTGCTCGGTCGGCGGTTGGCCGCAGACCACCCGCTCGTCTACCTCGACAGCGCCAACACCTCGCAGAAGCCGGGTGTCGTGCTGGATGCGATGGACGAGCACTACCGTCGCTACAACGCCAATGTCGCCCGCGCGATGCATCAGCTCGGTGCGGAGTCGAGTGCGGCGTTCGAAGGTGCACGTGACAAGGTCGCGGCCTTCATCAACGCGCCGTCGCGCGATGAGGTCGTCTTCACCAAGAACGCTTCCGAGGCGCTCAACCTGGTCGCGAACGTGCTCGCCAACTCTACGGGCGACCACAGTCTCGGCAACGGCGACGAGATCGTCATCACCGAGATGGAGCATCACTCCAACATCGTGCCGTGGCAGCTCGTACGTGACCGCACCGGCGCCACACTGCGGTGGTTCGGGCTCACCGATGACGGTCGGCTCGACCTCGAGGACCTCGATTCGCTGATCACCGAGCATACGAAGGTCGTCTCGCTCGCGTGGGTCTCGAACATGCTGGGCACGGTCAACCCGTTGTCGGTCATCGTCGAGAAGGCACATGCGGTCGGCGCCCTCGTCGTCGTCGACGCGTCACAGGCGGTCCCGCAGCTGCCGGTCGACGTGGCAGCACTCGGCGCCGACTTCGTCGCGTTCACCGGCCACAAGATGGTCGGCCCCACCGGTATCGGCGTGCTCTGGGGTCGCTACGACCTCCTTGCGTCCCTGCCGCCGTTCCTCGGTGGCGGCGAGATGATCGAGACGGTGGCGATGGAGCGTTCGACGTTCGCGCCGCCGCCGGCACGCTTCGAGGCGGGTACGCCGCCGATCGTGCAGGCGATCGGTCTCGGCGCAGCCGTCGACTACCTGTCGGCGCTGGGCATGGATGCGGTCGCGGCGCATGAGCAGGAGATCACGGCGTACGCGCTGGGCAGACTCGGCGAGGTCACGGGCCTGAACATCCTCGGCCCCACCGAATCGGTCGACCGCGGGGGAGCGGTGTCGTTCGAGCTCGACGACGTGCACCCGCACGATGTCGCCCAAGTCCTCGACTCGCGCGGTATCGCGGTGCGCGCGGGTCACCATTGCGCGAAGCCGGCACACAAGCGGTTCGGCGTGCAGTCGTCGACCCGGGCGTCGTTCTACCTGTACACCACGCCGGCCGAGATCGATGCGCTCGTCGACGGCATCGAGTACACCAAGCGCTACTTCAAGGTGGGGTGACGGATGGATCTCGACGTTCTGTACCAGGAGATCATCCTCGACCACTACAAGAACCCGCACGGCAAGGGTCTGCGGGAGCCGTACGAGGCCGAGGTGCACCACGTCAACCCGACGTGCGGTGACGAGATCACCATGCGGGTGCATCTTGCGGACGGTCAGGTCGCCGACATCTCATACGACGCGGAGGGCTGTTCGATCAGCCAGGCGTCGGCGTCGGTGCTGAACGACCTGCTGATCGGCAAATCGGTCGACGACGCCATGGGCATCCTGGAGGAGTTCCAGGCCGTGATGCAGGGTCGCGGCCAGGTCGAGCCCGATGAAGACCGTCTCGAGGACGGCATCGCGTTCGCGGGTGTGGCGAAGTTTCCGGCGCGGGTAAAGTGTGCGCTGTTGTCTTGGATGGCGTTCAAGGACGCAACGGCGCAGGCCGCGGCAGGGCCCGAATGAGCAGCGCGCGCAACGGCCTGCGCTGCCAGAAGGAGGAAGCATGACCGAGAACGCAACCGATCTGCCTGATGTCGACCTGTCTGCGGACACCACGGTCGCAGTAGACGATGTCAATGAGGCGCTCAAGGACGTCGTCGACCCCGAGCTCGGCATCAACATCGTCGACCTCGGCCTTGTGTACGGCGTCCAGCTCGACGAGGACAACAACGCGTCGATCGACATGACGCTGACGTCGGCGGCCTGCCCGCTGACCGATGTGATCGAGGACCAGACACGACAGGCGCTCGAGGGCCTGGTCAACGACTTCCGGATCAACTGGGTCTGGATGCCGCCGTGGGGTCCGGACAAGATCACCGACGACGGCCGCGAGATGCTGCGCGCGCTGGGCTTCAACGTCTGACCTGAGGTGGAGTCGCCGCACCGTACGGTGCTGGTCGCCTACGAACGCATCCACGGCTGGTGCGAGCGCTTCGGCGCCCGCCACGGCGGGCACACGCGTGCCGAAAGCGGCGGGCTAGTCCGGCTGACCGGCGCAGACGGCGCCGTCGCCGAGTACGTCGCCGAGGCCCCGCCGACCCGGTTCGGGTTGATCCTGGTGCGCCGCGGCGGGTACGCGATCGGCCTGGTCGAGAGCAAGCGGATCGTTGCCTCGAAGTGCGGAACGCGTTACGTACAAGGGCGGACGAAAGCAGGAGGCTGGAGCCAACAGCGCTACGCGCGCCGCCGTGCCAACCAGGCCGACGAGCTTGCTGCCGCCGCCGGTGAGGCAGTACACCGCGTCCTCGGCGCCGCGACTCCGCTCCTCGCGTACGGCGGGGGAGACCGGCGGCTGGTCGACGCCGCGGTCGACACCTCCCGCGTCCGCGGACTCACGCATGCCGACCGTTGGCTCGATATCGGCGAGCCGCGCCGAAAGACGTTGGATGCTGCTAGCGAGCAGGTACGCGCAGTGTCGATCGAGCTGAACGAGCTCGCCTGACTGATCAGTCGATGGTCGGGGCGTGCCGACGACCTCAGACGGCCACACCGAGTGCCGCCGTGACCTGTTCGGCCAGCGCGTACTCGAGCTGGCTCGGGGTCGCCGACGAGACATTGATGGAGCCACCTGCGGGCACCCCGAGGATGGAGCTCCCGTTGCCGAATGCGGTGTGCCAGACGCTTTCCGCGAAGGATCCGCTGCCGTCGGGCAGCGCCAGGTTGATCTCGACCGTACGCACGTTTGGCCCGAGCTCCTTACTCGCCCAGCGTTGCCACCGTCGCGCCGGTACCGACTCCCGGATCGGTTGGCCGTTGCTGGACGGCGGAATCGCCCACGCGGCCAGTCGTTGCAGCGCTGTGCGGTACGTACAGCCCGACAACCGGTGGATACCGAAGTCGTCGATGTCTTCCTCGAACGTGCCCACCCGGCTCTGCAGCACGTTGTTGCGACCGGTGCGTTGGCCGTTCTGCGCCGCCTGGGCGAAGATGTAGCCGACCCCGAGGTGACGGGCATCAGCGGCGAACTGCAGCTGTTGAGTGAGGTTGAGCGCGTACCCTCCGGGCTCCTGATCGATGGTGGCGAGACCTCGCATGTACAGGCTGCGCCGACCGAAGACGGCTGCCGATTCGGCGTCGAGGCGATCTTGGGACTCGATCCACGGACGCACAGTCAGTCCCGAACGGTCGTCGGACTCCAGCGCCGCCGTCTCCTCGTCGGACAGGGCCAGGAAAGTCACGCAGCCGTTGTCCGACGGCGCGACGACCTCCTGCAGGTACTGGACCAGGTGGTCGGTCAAGCTCGCTCCTCGGTCGATTGCTTCGCGCCGTGCTGGTCGATGCCGGTCAGTGCCGCTGATCGGCGCGGTAGTAGGTGTAGACCTGCTGGGATGCCAGCACGGTGTTTCGCACGAGCTGTGCATAGGCCTCGGCGTCGCGATGGCTGAGTGCCCAGACCATCGATCTGTGCGGCTTCCAGACCTGCTGCCGGCCGTCGTGTTCGTACTCGCCCGCAGCGCCCTGCCAGTCGAGCTTGCCCTTGGCGAGCGGCCGTGCGTACGCGGGGTCCAGGGCATCAAACCGCACGGTCTGCGCTGCCAGCGGGGTCACCCGGAACGACCCCACGCGGCCGACCTCCACCGACGTGACTACGCCGCCGTCATGCACACGACGACCTGCCACCTGGATGCTCGCGGTGTCGACGCTGTAGTGCGGAACCACGAACGTACGGATGCCGGGCAGCGAACGGAGCACCGTGCCGTGCTCGTACAGCAGGTGCTGCAGGAACAGCCATTCGCCGAGCCCATAGGTGAAGGACACCATGAGCACGACGAATACGAAGAGGCCCGCTGTCAGGCCGAGCGAGTTCGGCGCAGCGAGAACGGGGATCAGTGCGAACGGAATGCTGATCGCGAACACGACGGCCCAGCCAAGGGTCGTGCTCACCGGCCGGTGGCTGTCGATCAGCCGGCCGAGCTCCTGCAGGTCTCCGGGCCTCGCCATGGTGCGTCAGTGTCGCAGATGTCGGATGCGGCCACCGTGCCGGCCGGTCACCACGGGGTGATGTCGTCGATCAGGTCGCCCGCGCCTTCGACGACATCACCGACGCCTTCGACGACGTCCTTGGCCCCGCTGTGCTCGTACACCCAGTTCGCACCGTCGGCGATCTCGTGGCGATACGTCACGGCCAGGCTGCCCAGGGCAACGACTCCGGCGCCGATCGCAATCGCCGCACCGGCCGGCGGGAACGCCATCCCGGCCGCGGCGGCGATCATCATCCCGGTACCCAGGCCGCCGGACACGACCGTTGCCGTGCTGCCCACGACGTTGTTGTAGTCGTCGAGTGTGCCGCCGAGCGGGCCGTCGCCTTCCCAGTTGGCGATCGAGTCGTACAGCCCGTAACCGCCGGCCAGGACGGCCAGCGGCGGCAACGCCTTACCGACCTTGCCGGTGACGTTGAGGAACTTCGTCCACTTGCTGACGCTCGCCGCGTGCTTGCCCACGTAGCCGTACTTGCCGAAGAGATTGCCGGGCTGTGCGGCCTTGACGAGAGCATCGCCCCGGAGTGCCTGCTTGGCGGTCTTGTAGGCAGCGACGCGGTCGGCGAACGGCATCGTCGTGCCACGGTTCGTTCGCACCAGCTCACGCAGCTTCTGCAGCACGTCCCACTTCTGCATCGAGCCATTGGTGAGCTTGTTCAGGTCCTTGCCGGCGAGCCATTGGGCGACCGATGCCAGGCTGCCCTTCAGCCCCAACGCCCCCTTGACGGTGCCGACCCATTTGCGAAGCTCGTTGAGGCCGTGGACGGTCGTGCCGAGTGCGACGGCCGCCTCTTCCGGATCGATCGAGCCGATCAGGTACAACGCCAGTACGGTCTCGCGCGTCGGGCCTGCTGTCAGCATGGCCGCAGAGAAGTCGGCAGCATCGTCGAGGTCGCCCTCGTAGCCCTTGCGCTTCTCCTCCAGCTCGCCCTCGAGCTTCGTGCGTGCGGCGTCGATCAGGCCATCGCGTGCCTTGTCGTTCTCGGCGTCGGTGTTGCCCTCTTTGTGACCTGCGTCGTCGGCGACGCCGAAGTCGTTCGCCTTGGCGGTCTTGTACTCCTCGTTGAGGTCGTCGACGTGGCCGTTGTACGTACGGATGGCGCTCGCGAAATGGTTGATCGCCCCACCGCCGACCAGGGCCCAGGTCGCTTGCTCACCGGAGCCTTCCTGAGGATCTGCGGTGATGTTCTCGACGTTCGACTTGATGGTGCCGACGGACTGGTTCGCGGCGGTGTCGTTCTGGCTGGAGAGGTTCGACGTCAGAGCGCCGAACGTCGCCTGCATGTCCTTCGCCTGACCTCCGGCGTCGGCGGCCGCATCGGCACTTCCCTCGTAGTGCGGAAAAGGTAGCTTGGCCATGGTCCCGTCCGACTCCTTCCGCAGTTACGTTCTGTCACGTCTCGGCAACGTTATCCCCGCATTGGGTCACCGAACTCGTGGATGTCCCCCTGTGCGTGCACAGGGGGGTCAGGTCACACCTGGACTCCGAGCGAGGCCGCAATTCGCTCGGCCAGCAGCTCCTCGAGTCGGGTCCGAGTCATGGACGTGATCTGCAACGATTCGCCTTCTCGTTCTGCGAGGATCGCCGTCTCGAGCCCTTGTGCGAGTAGCCAGGTCTGCGGCGCCACCTCGCCGTCTGTCCCGGGGAAGAACAGGTCCAGCTCGACCGCGCGTACGTCGACTCCGAGCTCGTTGATGATCCAGCGTTGCCAGCGGTCGGTGGAGATCCGCGTACGCATCTGTACGCCGCCTCGGTCGGCGTTCGGGAGGGCCCATTCGGCGAGCCTGCTCACCGTGGCCCGGTAGGTGCAGGCGGAGAACAGGTGAATTCCCTCATCGTCGATGTCTTCCTCGTACGACCCGATCTGCTCTTGCAGGATGTTCGTGCGCGCGCTTCGGCGACCGCGCTCGATCGCTCGCGCGAGGATGTACGCCACCCCCAGCCGACGAGTGTCGGCCAGGAAGCGCAGCTCATCGGAGGGTACGAGCGCCGGCTCCCCGGTTTCGGGGTCCGTACCCGCGACCAGCAGTCCGCGCATCACCAGGCTTCGCTCGCCGAACCGGGCAGGCACGCTCGGATGGATGTCGTCTTGCTGCTCCAGCCACGGGCGTACGGTGAACCGGGAATCGTCGGTCTGCTCGATCGCCGCCGTCTCCTCGTCGGACATCCACTCGTAGGTGGCGACGTCCTTCCCGGTGCCGGTCAGCGCCGAGCGCAGGTACTCCACGAGCTCACTCATGGTCGGCACCCTGTGCATCGAGCGGGCTGGTGATTTCCTCCAACCGTTCACGCAGCGTGCGCCGGGAGATCGGCGCGATGCGTACGCGCTCTGGTGACTCGGCGTAGAGGATTTCACTCCGGTCGTCGAAGTTGTAGAGCGCGAACCGGTCCTCGGCTCGCCGGTCCATGGTCTTGTTGTGCCGCAGCGAGATCACGCTGGCTGCGATCTTGGCCTGGCCGAGCAGCGTCTGTGCGTCCTGCTGCCAGGTCGCGACCGGGTAGACGCGGCCCTTGCCGTCGTCGTCGGCCACGTCCGGCAGCGGGTTGAGCAGACCTGCGGCGGCATCGAGCGCGGCAGCGCGCTTCATCGCGGTGAACTGATGCCGGCCGTCGTGTGTGGTCACCTCGACCAGCGCCCTGCGATCGGCGCGTACGTACACGGCCGTGAACTGCCGGCCGAGGCCGCTGTTCTGGTCGATGAGCAGAGCGCTCAGCCACTGGCGACGGAGACGAAGCACGGTGCGAGCCGTAGGCTCCTCGTCGACGGAATTGGGGCCGCCGAGGGAAGTGCCGGTCTCCGTACGCCCGGTCTCGAACAACCGTTGGGCGGCCTCCTCGGTCGCGAGCGCCCGCTGTTGGTCGGAGACGGGTTCGCCGAGGCCGAGCATCGGCACCAGGCTGGCTTTGTCGGGTCCGTCGAGCGCAAGGATCTCGGCGTCGGAGATGACGAGAACCGGTTTCGGCGCGTACTCGACACCGTCGAAGATCTGGCGGGTGCGCTGCTGGAAGTCGTGTTCGGCGTCGGTCACCGCGTGATCGACCGATCTGTGCTGGCCGCCATGGCCGGATCACTCTCCCTGACGATCGGGACTGCGTACCGGCACAGGTTAGACCCTTCGGTGGGCCGGGCCCGTTGCCCCGTGACCCTCCGCGGGCGCAGGTCTACGGTGCTCGGGAGAGGTCGAGTGGTCGAGTGATGGCCCCGAGACGGGCCCGGATCGTCTCCCGAGAGCTTGGTGCCATCTCGAGCCGTTGGGCGCTTTCGGCGTACAGGATCTCGGTACGATCGTCGAAGTTGTAGACAGTGAATCGGTCGTCGGCAGGACGAGCCATCTCGCGGTCGTGCCGACGAGCGATGACGGTCGACACGGCTTTCGCTGTCGCGAGCCGACTCATCGCGGTCTCGGCCCAGGTGGCGGTGTCGTACGCCGTCGTTGGCCCGTCCGCGTGGCGTACCTCGGGAAACGGAGTGAGGAGCTGTGCCGACGCATCGAGCGCCGCCGTGCGCTCCAGCAGCGTGAACCGGTGCATGCAGTCCTGGCCGGCGAACTCGGTCATCGCCAGGCCGTCGGCGCGCAGATAGACGGTGATGAACTGCCGTCCGATGGATGCATGCTGATCGATCAGCAGTACGCCCAGCCAGGACCGCCGCATCCGCAGAACGGTGCGTACGGTCGGCTCCGCGGCCTGCGAGTCCGGCCCGCCGAGCGGCGTGCCGTCAAGGGTGCGTTCGGTTTCGCGCAGACGTGCTGCAGCGTCATTGACCGCACGAATCCGGTGTTCGTGCGGCACCTTGTTGGTGAGCTGGAGCAGGGGAGTGACCCGCGCCACATCCGGGCCGTCGAGGGCGAGGAGCTCGGATTCGTGGATCGTCAGTACGTGTGTTGGCCTCGGGCCGACGGCGTCGAGCAACTCGACGACACCTCGTTCGTACGCGTCCGTTGCGATGTCTCGTCTCATTGTGCGGATCACGCACCCCGAGCGAATCGGAGGGACTGGTCGATGCGGTCGGCGAGTAACTCGCGAAGGTGTTCGACGGTGAGCGGTTGTACGTCGAGCAGCTCGGCACCGAGCGGTCTGGCGAGCACGGCGGAGGAGCCCCCGTACGCGACCATCCACTGCTCGGCGGCTCGCTCTCCCGACGGCGACGGGAGATACACCTCGATTGCGATGACAGTCGGCTCGGTGGGCAGCTCGGCGAGTAGGTACTCCGCCCACTGAGCAGCCGGAATCCGAACGCCTCCGCCGAGGTGACCCGCACAGTCAGCGGGCAGGCACCAGCGCGCCAGCCGTGCCATGGCCGCGTCGTACGCACAGGCGGTGAACAGATGAAACCCCTGCGGCGAGATTTCTTCCTCGAATACACCGAGCTCCGGCTGAACGACCATGATCTTGCTGCTGTTGGACGCCTCGTTCGGGCGCAGCGCTCGTACGTACCCGAGGCCGATCCGGCGCGTGTCGAGCACGACCCTGACCTCGGGAGGTACATCGAGGACCGCCGGACCACCGTTGTTGTCGGCCGCTTCTCGCAGCAGCCCGCGGGCCAGCAGACTCCGTACGCCGAAACGACCGGCCAGCTCCTGGTCGACGCCGCGTGTTCGGCTGATCCAGGGAAAGGGTTCGGGAGTCGACGACGGGTCCTGGCCGAGCGCGGCGAGCTCCTCATCGGTCAACAGAGCGATGGTGTGCGGCTCGTCCTGCGCGCGCCGAAGCATGGCGCGCAGCAGTCGTACGGAGTCGGCCGGGATGCTCACGGTCGGCCTCCTGCCTGTGCTCGCGCACGCAGGTCGTTCGCGACGGTCACTGCGTCCCGGAAGCTCACGTACCAACGCTCGCTGTCGGCTGCCCGAGGCCGCACATCGATCGGTAGAGCCGTCATCGAGGCGATGGTCGACCGCCAGTCCGCGTGGCGCCGCGCGAGCCGGCGCGCGACTGCCGGAGCCGGGCCGACGAAACTCACCACCTCGACCATCGGCGCCTGCCGGTAGCGGCGGGCGAAGGTGTCGGTCACATCGGCGGCGCCACGCACCCGGCGGTACGGCTCTACCGTCACCGATTCCGGCGCGATGGTCGCGTACGGGACGGCGTACCTCGGCGTCAGTGGGACGGAGCTGTCGAGCAGCAGCCCGTGTTCATAGACCTGCTGTCGTACGAACAGTGACTCTGCGAACAGTCCGATCAGCAGTAGCGTGGTCAGGACGAATACGTACGCGCCGATCACAGGTGACCCGACTGCTCCGAACGCGAGTCCTGCGCCGATCGCCAGGCCCGGCGCGGAACACGCGGCCAGGGCAACTGCTGGCCTGATCGGGGTGTGACTCGAGATCAGCCGTCCGAGTTCAGCGGGCTGCACGGTCGCTCCGGGTGCCGGCCGACCGGCGGCATCCGATCGACGCATCACCACGGCGTGACCGCATCCCACGCTCCGCCGATCGTGTCGCCGACGTCGTCGGCAACGTCTCCGAGGTCGTCCAGCCGGTCACCGGCCCAGTCTCCGAGCTCGTCGACCCGATCGCCGGTCCAGTTCACGACATTTTCGACCCGGTCGCCGGTCCAATCGACAGCAGTGGAGACGCCGGCCGTGATGTCGTCCCAGTTGCGATAGATCATGATCCCCGCGGACACCAGCCCCGCGCCGATCAGGACGCCCGCACCGACCGGTCCGAGCGAGAGTACGGGGGTCAGCGCGAGCAGGCCGCCGCCCGACGATACGAGGCCGGCGACATCGCCCGTCGCGCGGAGGGCGGTGTCCCACCCGCTCTTGCCGTCGTTGCCGTTCATGATCAGGTCGACGAGATCCGTGCCGTTGGCGACAACGCTCAGGACGGCCAGCGTGCCGCCGAGCTTGCCGGTTGCTTTCGCGGCATCGACCCACTTGCTCGCGGCAGCCGCCTTGTCGGCCTCGGCGAAGAGCTTGGTGTACTGCAGCAGGCTGATCTCTTCGCGGGACTTCATATAGGTGTTCAGCGACGCAAGCGAGGTCGTGTCGAGGTTTCGGCCAATCGCGGTCAGCACGGCACCCCATTGGTGCTCGGTGCGTGCCAGCTCTGCCGCGACCTCGGTGAGGTCCTTGGATGCGCTGAACATCGCGAACAGCTTGCGGAACTTGCCAGGTGTCTTCCACAGCTTGCGTGCCTCGTGGAAGTAGCTGCGGATCGTGTTCAGCGTTTCGAGGTCGATATTGGGGAATGCCGCCGTCACGTCCATCGGGAGGTAGCCGGCAGCGATGAGCAGCATGATCGACTGATCCGTCGGCCCGGCGTCCAGCATCTTGCCGATCGCGTCGGCTTCCGAGTCGAGGTTCTCAAGCAGCTGGTCGCGCTCGCGGCGCAGCGTCGCCTGCAATCCGGAGTCCGCGGTACGGATTGCGCCGGCGCGATCCTCGGGTGTGGCTGTCTCGACGGTTCCGTCGACGGTGCACACGGGCGCGCCGACGTAGAAGTCGGCCGCCTTGGCGTCCTCGTACCGCCGATTGAGGTCGTCGATGCCGTCGTTGTAGGTATCGACGGCGTCGGCGTACCGATTCAGCGCGCCGCTGGACAGGTACGACGTCTGCCCGAGCTTGGTGCTCGTCGTCTCGGGGTCATCGGTCACTGCCGACGTTGGTGCTTCGATGTAACTGTCGACGGCGGCGGTAGCGGTCGACGATCGGCCGAACAGCGATCCGGACAGCACGCCGTAGGCGTCGCCGCTGCCCTTCGCCGTCGTCGCGTTGTCGCGAATGACCGACGGCTGGGCATCGTGGTGTGCAAACAGGCCCATGGCCTTCCCCCTTGTGCTGGCGCGGCAACACAGAAGCCGACCGCTTGGCGGTTGAAAACCTAGGAGCCGGTGAATACTTCTCGGCGCACAGCAGATTGCCGGGCGGTTACGGAGAGGCATCGGGCCGGGGCTGATGCTCGTAGGCCGTCGAGACAGCGCCGATTTGACTTGGCGTGACCCCTTCGGCTCCTACGGTGAAGACCGAACCTGCACCTGGGTCGTTCGGACGGGCGACCGATAACGATGAAGGAGCGGATCATGCCAGAAGTACGGATGAATGAGGTCGACGGAGTTTTCAAGTCCGGCCAGCACTACGGCGGCACGGGTGGCGACACCTTCAGCGCCAGCAAGACGCACCAGTCGAAGATGGAGGGCATCCGCCCGGGATTCATCGGCATGGGTGGCAACACAGCCCAGACGGTCGCGGCGCTCGGCAGCGGCACGACCGCGCAGATCGCCAAGC
The sequence above is drawn from the Nocardioidaceae bacterium SCSIO 66511 genome and encodes:
- a CDS encoding cysteine desulfurase, giving the protein MIVAEPGTHVGYDVDLVRQDFPVLGRRLAADHPLVYLDSANTSQKPGVVLDAMDEHYRRYNANVARAMHQLGAESSAAFEGARDKVAAFINAPSRDEVVFTKNASEALNLVANVLANSTGDHSLGNGDEIVITEMEHHSNIVPWQLVRDRTGATLRWFGLTDDGRLDLEDLDSLITEHTKVVSLAWVSNMLGTVNPLSVIVEKAHAVGALVVVDASQAVPQLPVDVAALGADFVAFTGHKMVGPTGIGVLWGRYDLLASLPPFLGGGEMIETVAMERSTFAPPPARFEAGTPPIVQAIGLGAAVDYLSALGMDAVAAHEQEITAYALGRLGEVTGLNILGPTESVDRGGAVSFELDDVHPHDVAQVLDSRGIAVRAGHHCAKPAHKRFGVQSSTRASFYLYTTPAEIDALVDGIEYTKRYFKVG
- a CDS encoding SUF system NifU family Fe-S cluster assembly protein — its product is MDLDVLYQEIILDHYKNPHGKGLREPYEAEVHHVNPTCGDEITMRVHLADGQVADISYDAEGCSISQASASVLNDLLIGKSVDDAMGILEEFQAVMQGRGQVEPDEDRLEDGIAFAGVAKFPARVKCALLSWMAFKDATAQAAAGPE
- a CDS encoding metal-sulfur cluster assembly factor, with protein sequence MTENATDLPDVDLSADTTVAVDDVNEALKDVVDPELGINIVDLGLVYGVQLDEDNNASIDMTLTSAACPLTDVIEDQTRQALEGLVNDFRINWVWMPPWGPDKITDDGREMLRALGFNV